A segment of the Georgenia sp. M64 genome:
CCTCGCTGTCCACCCAGATCTCCGGCCTGCCGTTCTCCGGGCCCATCGGTGGCACGCGCATCGCCTACATCGACGACCAGTGGGTCGCCTTCCCGCGCTACTCCGAGCTGGAGAAGGCCGTCTTCTCCATGGTCGTGGCCGGCCGCATCGCCGGTGACGACGTCGCGATCATGATGGTCGAGGCCGAGGCGACCGACAACGCCTGGACGCTCATGAAGGACCACGGCGCCACCGCCCCGACCGAGGAGATCGTCGCCGCCGGCCTCGAGGCCGCCAAGCCCTTCATCAAGGCGCTGTGCGACGCCCAGTCCGAGGTCGCCGCAGTCTCGGCCAAGCCGACGGCGGAGTTCCCGCTGTTCCTGGACTACCAGGACGACGTCGTCGAGGCCGTCGAGGCCCACGTCAGCGCGGACCTCGCCCAGGCGATCACCATCCCCGGCAAGCAGGACCGCGAGTCCCGCCAGGAGGAGATCCGGGCCGGGATGCTCGCGGCGCTCGGCGAGCGGTTCGAGGGCCGCGACAAGGAGCTCTCCGCCGCGTTCCGGGCCATCACCAAGAAGGCGGTGCGCCAGCGCGTCCTCAAGGACGGCGTGCGCATGGACGGGCGCGGGCTCAAGGACATCCGCACCCTCTCCGCCGAGGTCGAGGTGCTCCCGCGGGTGCACGGCTCGGCGATCTTCGAGCGCGGCGAGACCCAGATCCTCGGTGTCACCACGCTGAACATGCTCCGCATGGAGCAGCAGCTGGACACGCTCTCGCCCGTCACGCGCAAGCGGTACATGCACAACTACAACTTCCCGCCCTACTCGACCGGTGAGACCGGCCGCGTGGGCTCGCCCAAGCGCCGCGAGATCGGCCACGGCGCCCTGGCGGAGCGGGCCCTCATGCCCGTCCTGCCCCCGCGCGAGGAGTTCCCCTACGCGATCCGTCAGGTCTCCGAGGCGCTCGGCTCCAACGGCTCGACGTCGATGGGCTCCGTCTGCGCCTCCACCCTGTCGATGCTCAACGCCGGTGTGCCGCTGCGCGCCCCCGTGGCGGGCATCGCGATGGGCCTGATGTCGGACACCGTCGACGGGGAGACCCGCTACGCCGCCCTGACCGACATCCTCGGGGCCGAGGACGCCTTCGGCGACATGGACTTCAAGGTCGCCGGCACGCGCGAGTTCATCACCGCCATCCAGCTCGACACCAAGCTCGACGGCATCCCCGCCTCGGTCCTGGCCTCGGCCCTGACCCAGGCCCGCGACGCGCGCCTGTACATCCTCGACGTCATGAACGAGGCCATCGACACCCCCGACGAGATGGCCGCGACCGCCCCCCGCGTCATCACCGTCAAGGTCCCGGTGGACAAGATCGGCGAGGTCATCGGGCCGAAGGGCAAGATGATCAACCAGATCCAGGAGGACACCGGCGCGGACATCTCGATCGAGGACGACGGCACCGTCTACATCGGCGCGACCGACGGCCCCTCGGCCGAGGCGGCCCGCCAGGCGGTCAACGCCATCGCGAACCCGCAGATGCCCGAGATCGGCGAGCGGTTCGTCGGTACGGTCGTCAAGACCACCTCCTTCGGCGCGTTCGTCTCGCTCAGCCCCGGCAAGGACGGCCTGCTGCACATCTCGCAGATCCGCCGGCTCGTCGGCGGCAAGCGCGTGGAGAACGTCGAGGACGTCCTCTCCGTCGGGCAGAAGGTCCAGGTCGAGCTCGCCGAGATCGACCCGCGCGGCAAGCTCTCGCTGCACGCCGTCGTCGAGGGCGAGGAGAACACCCCCGCCGACGGCGACGACCAGGTCGACGAGACCTCGGAGGCCACCACCGAGGAGGCCCCCCGTGCCGAGCGCCGCGAGGGCGGTCGCAGCCGGCGCCGCACCCGCACCCGCCACGACGAGGGCGGCGCGGACTCCGGGGACGACGCCTGAGTCATGCCCCACCCGCTGAACCTGGGTCCTGCCGGGTCGCCCGGCACCGAGGTCCGCACCGAGCAGGACGGCAGCGTCATCCGGCGCTCCGTCCTGCCCGGGGGGATCAGGGTCCTCACCGAGGAGATGCCCGGCCAGCGCTCCACCGCGGTGGGGGCGTGGGTGGCCGTCGGCTCGCGTGACGAGACCGACGGCCACCACGGCTCCACCCACTTCCTCGAGCACCTGCTGTTCAAGGGCACGCCGACCCGCACCGCCCTGGACATCGCCGAGGCCTTCGACGCGGTCGGCGGCGAGGCCAACGCCGCCACGGGCAAGGAGCACACCTCCTACTACGCCCGGGTCCTGGACGTCGACCTGCCCATGGCGGTGGACGTCATCGCCGACATGGTGACCTCCTCCCTCATCGACGCCGGTGAGCTCGAGACCGAGCGCGGGGTCATCCTCGAGGAGCTCGCGATGAACGACGACGACCCGGTCGACGTCGCCCACGAGCGCTTCACCACCGCCGTGCTGGGGGACCACCCCCTCGGCCGTCCCATCGGCGGGACCCCCGAGACCATCCGGGCCGTCCCGCGCGAGGCCGTCCTCGAGCACTACCGGCGCACCTACGTCCCGCGTGAGCTCGTCGTCACCGCCGCCGGCAGCGTCGACCACGACGCGCTGTGCACCCAGGTCGTCGACGCCGTCCGCGCGGGCGGCTGGACCCTCGACCCCGCGGCGGTCCCGGCGGCCCGGCGTCACGGCGCGGCGGCGGCCCACGCCCGCGGGATCGACGTGCCGGGCTCCGGCGCCGTCGTCGTGCCCGGCCCCGAGTCCGCCCTGCTGCCCACCGCGGGCAGTGCCGTCACGGTGCGGCGACCCACCGAGCAGGCCAACGTCCTCCTCGGCGGGCGGGGCATCCAGGCGGGCGACGACCGCCGGTACGTCCTGTCCGTGCTCACCACCGTCCTCGGCGGCGGGATGAGCTCGCGGCTGTTCCAGGAGATCCGCGAGAAGCGGGGCCTGGCCTACTCCACGTACGCCTTCGCCTCGTCCTACGCAGAGGCCGGCACCTTCGGCCTCTACGCCGGCTGCGCGCCGGGCAACGTCGAGCAGGTCGTCGAGCTGCTCGTCTCCGAGTGGGAGCGGCTGGCCGCCGACGGCATCACCCCCGAGGAGCTCGCCCGCGGGGTGGGGCAGCTGCGGGGGAACCTCGTCCTCGGCCTGGAGGACAACGGCTCGCGGATGGCCCGCCTGGGCCGCGCGGAGATCGTCCACGGCGAGCTCACCAGCCTCGACGAGATGATCGAGCGGATCTCCGCCGTGACGGCCCAGCAGGTGCGTGACCTCGCCGCCGAGCTGGCCGCCGCGCCGCGCTCCCTCGTCGTCGTCGGTCCGTTCGAGGACGACCTCGCGGCCCGGCTCCTCACCGCCGGCTGAGCCCTGATCCACCGGAGTGTGGATCAGGGCTGAGAGCCCGGCTCACCGACGGCCGACGGCCCGGCTCACCGCCGGCTGACCGGCCGGCCGCTCACCGACCGCCGACGACGCGGGGGAGCCACTGCGCCACGGCCGCCCCCACGGCCGCGAGGTCCTTCTTGAGACCGTGGTCGCCGGCCACCACCACGACGTCTCGCCCCGGCGCACCGGGCGGCGTACCGAACGGGTCGCGCTCACCCTGGACCACCAGGGTGGGCACGCCGACGGCGTCGAGCTCGCCGAGCCGGTCGGGCGCGTCCGGACGGCCCGGCGGCCGCACCGGGAAGGCCAGGCACAGCACGCCGACGGCGCCGGTGGCGGACACCGTCCGGCACGCCACCCGTGCGCCCGAGGACCGTCCGCCGACGACGAGCGGCCGCCCGGCGAGCGGGCCCGACCGGAGGTGGTCGACCACCGCCGTCCACGCCGCGTCGAGCTGCCGGGCCGGCGCCGGCGCCCGGCGGCCCGCCACCCGGTAGGGCTGCTCCACCAGGGCCACCGCGAGGCCCAGAGCGGTCGCCGCCGTGGCGGCGACCGTCAGGTCGGGGGCGCCGACCCCGCCGCCTGCCCCGTGCCCGAGGACCACGGCGGCGCGGGCGTGCGGCGCGGCGGTGAGGTGGACGCGAGCGGGTCCGTGGGGCGTCCCGACGTCCAGGACGTCGGCCGGAGGAGTGTCGGGCATGCGCCATGGTAGGCGCGCGGCAACTTGTGGCAACCGATTGCCGCAATCTGCTGGGGCGGGGGATGGTCGCCCTGCCCCACGAGGTTTCGGGGCACCGGCGCCGTCGTCCACCGGCGCCGGCCGGGCCGGGGCACAGGCGTCACCGGCCCACCACCGAGTTCGAAGGAGACCGGTTGATGACCAACTCTGCACGGGCGATGCGCCGGAGAGGCCTCGCAGGCCTCGCCGTCGCCATCCCGCTCACCCTCGCCGTCGGCGCCGGCGCCGTCGCCGCCCCGCCCGACCACGCCAACAACAGCGACCAGTCCGCCCAGGCTGCCCAGAGTGACGAGGGGAACCACGGCAGGCCGCCTCAGCTCGAGTCCCGGGTCAAGGACGTCCTCACCGTCAAGGGACGGCAGTTCAAGGACCTCAACGCCAACGGTTCCCTCGACGCCTACGAGGACTGGCGCAAGCCCGTCGACGAGCGCGTCGCCGACCTCGTCGGGCAGATGACGCTCGAGGAGAAGGCCGGCCTCATGCTCATCGACACGCTCAACGCCGAGTGCATCGACGAGGACGTCGCAAGTGTCTCGGACACCGGGTACGACTACATCAACAACCAGAACATGCACCGGCTCATCTTCCGCAACGTCGTGAGCGACACGGCGGTGTGCGGGGCGCCCGGTGGCGGGTTCCGCGCGTCCACGCAGCTCACCCCGGCCGACGCGGCCACGTTCATGAACCGCGTCCAGGAGGTCTCCGAGGGCACCCGCCTGGGGATCCCGGTGCTGTACAAGTCGAACGCCCGCAACCACATCGACCCGCAGGCGCGAGCCGGCATCAACGAGTCCGCCGGCGCCTTCAGCGCCTTCCCCAAGGAGGCCGGCATCGCCGCGGCCGCCCTGGGCGAGCAGGCGCTGGCCACCGGCGAGGCCACCGACGGCGACATGACCGTCGTCGAGGACTTCGCCGGCGTCATGGCCGACGAGTGGGCCTCCATCGGTCTTCGTGGCATGTACGGCTACATGGCCGACCTCTCCACCGATCCGCGCTGGTACCGCGTCCACGAGACGTTCACGGAGGACGCCGACCTGGGCGCCAACATCATGGGCGAGCTCGTCGAGACGCTCCAGGGGCCCGTCGGTGCCGACGGGAACTCCCTGAGCCCCGAGACCGCGGTCGCCCTGACCATGAAGCACTTCCCGGGCGGCGGCCCGCAGGAGCTGGGCCTGGACCCGCACTACTCCTTCGGCAAGACCCAGGTGTACCCCGGTGACGCCTTCGGCTACCACCTCAAGCCCTTCGAGGCGGCCATCGAGGCCGGGGTGGCGTCGATCATGCCGTACTACGGCGTGCCGATGGACGTCACCTACGAGGGCGTCGACTACGACGAGGTCGGCATGGCGTTCTCGGACCAGATCGTCAACGGCCTCCTGCGCGACCAGATGGGCTTCGCCGGCTACGTCAACTCCGACACCGGCATCATCAACGACCGCGCCTGGGGCCTGGAGGAGGCCACCATCCCCGAGCGCGTCGCCGCGGCCATCAACGGCGGGACGGACACGCTCTCCGGGTTCCACGACGTCGCCACGATCACCGGGCTCGTCGAGGCCGGCCTCGTGAGCGAGGAGCGCGTCGACCTCGCCGCCGAGCGTCTGCTCGTCCCGATGTTCGAGATGGGCCTCTTCGAGAACCCCTACGTCGACCCCGAGGTCGCCACGGCCACGGTCGGCAACGACGAGAACCGCGCGGTCGCCCTGGACCTCCAGCGCAAGTCCACCGTGCTCCTGCAGAACCAGGAGATCGACGGCGACCCGGTCCTGCCGCTCGGCGGCGACGAGACCGTCTACGTCCTCGGCAACGTCGACGCCGAGCAGGTCGCGGCGTCCGGCTACGCCGTCGTCGACGGCAACACCGAGGACCCGGCCGACCGGCCGAGCGCGGACGGCGCCGACGTGGCGCTCATCTCCGTGACCGCGACGAACACCGGCACCGGCAGCTACGCCAGCGACGACCCGGCCACCGGCCTGAACGAGGACTACCTCAACCCGATCGTCTGGGACGGCGCCCTGGGACTGGACGGGCAGAGCCCGTACGGCGCGGCCGACGCGTGCGTCGCCTACGGCGGCGAGTCCTGCACGGACGACGGCCTGCGCTTCGGCGGGTCCCTGCCGTGGGAGTCGGGCATCCTCGACCTCACCGGCATGGAGGAGGAGGCGGCCTCCTGGACGGTCACGCCGTCCCTGGAGACCATCCAGCAGGTCATGGCGGAGGTCGGCGCGGAGAACGTCGTGCTCGACATCTACTTCCGTCAGCCCTACGTCCTCGACGAGGCCTCCGGCCTGCTCGACGCCGGAGCCATCCTCGCCAACTTCGGCAACACCACCACGGCGCTCATGGACGTCGTCTCCGGGGACTTCGCGCCCCAGGGCCGCCTGCCGTACGCGCTGCCGAGGACCCGGCTGGCCGTGGAGCAGCAGTACAGCGACCTCCCCGGCTACGACGAGACGACGGACGGGGCCCTGTTCCCGTACGGCTTCGGCCTCACGTACGACAGCTGACCCGCACGACGCCGGCCCCCGGCGGTAGGTGATCGACGGCGAGCCCCCACCCGAGCCGGGTGGGGGCTCGCCGCACGACTACGCTTCGACGCCATGACCTCTCTCTCAGTGGCAGTGGTGGGCGCCGCGGGGCGCATGGGCCGGACGGTCTGCGCGGCCGTGGAGGCCGCCCCGGACCTCGACCTGACAGTGCGCGCCGACGTCGGTGACGACCTGGCCGCGCTGTCCGGACGGGCCCGGGTGGCGGTCGACTTCACCGTCCCGGCCGTCACGGAGGCCAACGTCCACGCCCTCCTCGACGCGGGCCTGCACGTCGTCGTCGGCACGACCGGCTGGACCGAGGAGTCGCTCGGCCGGGTCCGGGACCACCTCGAGGAGCTCAACGCCGGACGCCCGGACGGCCTCGGGGTGCTCATCGCCCCCAACTTCGCCCTCTCCGCGGTGCTCGCCATGAGCTTCGCGCGGCAGGCCGCCCGGTTCTTCGAGTCGGCGGAGGTCATCGAGCTGCACCACCCCGACAAGGTCGACGCCCCCTCGGGGACCGCTCTGACCACGGCCCGGCACATCGCCGAGGCGCGGACCCGGGCCGGGCTCGGTCCGGTCCCGGACGCCACCGAGAAGCAGCTCGACGGGGCGCGCGGCGCCGTCGTCGACGGCGTCCACGTCCACGCGGTGCGGCTGAGGGGCCTCGTGGCGCACGAGGAGGTCCTCCTCGGGAACCCGGGCGAGCAGCTGACGATCCGCACCGACTCCTTCGACCGGTCCAGCTTCATGCCGGGCGTCCTGCTCGCGGTCCGCGAGGTCGTCCGCCGGCCCGGTCTGACCGTGGGCCTGGACCAGGTCCTCGACGTGTAGCGGCACCCGCGGGGCGCCTGCGGTCGCGGCCGGCGGGGGAGCGAACTACCGTGTTCGCGTCTCCCGCCCAGATCCCGCGAGGAATCCCGTGAACACCGCGACCCGTCTCCACGACCGCCTCGGACTCCGGACCAGCCCCCGGATCTTCTTCGGGGCGGCGGCGGTGGTCCTGACCTTCGTGGTCGCGACCATCGCCTTCACCGACCAGGTGGACGCCGCCTTCGCGGCGGCGTCGGGCTGGCTCCTGGACAACCTCGGCTGGTTCTACATCCTCGGTGTGACCAGCTTCCTGGTGTTCCTGCTCTTCATGGCCGCCAGCCGGTACGGGCGCGTCAAGCTGGGGCCCGAGAACGCAGCGCCGGACCACTCCGGGCCCACGTGGTTCGGCATGCTCTTCGCCGCCGGCATCGGCACGATCCTCATGTTCTGGGCCGTCGCCGAGCCCATGAACCACTTCGCGAACCCGCCCCGCCAGGACGTCGAGCCCGGCTCGGTAGCGGCGTTCGTCGAGGCGATGAACTTCACCCTGTACCACTTCGGGCTGCACACCTGGGTGATCTTCGCCCTGCCGGGACTGGCGTTCGCGTACTTCATGTACAAGCGGAACCTCCCGCCGCGGGTGAGCTCGATCTTCCACCCGATCCTGGGCGAGCGGATCCACGGCCCCGTCGGCCGCG
Coding sequences within it:
- a CDS encoding polyribonucleotide nucleotidyltransferase, translating into MEGPEITSAEAVIDNGKFGTRTVRFETGRLARQAAGSAVAYLDDETMVLSATTVGKHPKDHFDFFPLTVDVEERQYAAGKIPGSFFRREGRPSTEAILACRLIDRPLRPTFVKGLRNEVQVVETVLAIHPDDTYDVLAINAASLSTQISGLPFSGPIGGTRIAYIDDQWVAFPRYSELEKAVFSMVVAGRIAGDDVAIMMVEAEATDNAWTLMKDHGATAPTEEIVAAGLEAAKPFIKALCDAQSEVAAVSAKPTAEFPLFLDYQDDVVEAVEAHVSADLAQAITIPGKQDRESRQEEIRAGMLAALGERFEGRDKELSAAFRAITKKAVRQRVLKDGVRMDGRGLKDIRTLSAEVEVLPRVHGSAIFERGETQILGVTTLNMLRMEQQLDTLSPVTRKRYMHNYNFPPYSTGETGRVGSPKRREIGHGALAERALMPVLPPREEFPYAIRQVSEALGSNGSTSMGSVCASTLSMLNAGVPLRAPVAGIAMGLMSDTVDGETRYAALTDILGAEDAFGDMDFKVAGTREFITAIQLDTKLDGIPASVLASALTQARDARLYILDVMNEAIDTPDEMAATAPRVITVKVPVDKIGEVIGPKGKMINQIQEDTGADISIEDDGTVYIGATDGPSAEAARQAVNAIANPQMPEIGERFVGTVVKTTSFGAFVSLSPGKDGLLHISQIRRLVGGKRVENVEDVLSVGQKVQVELAEIDPRGKLSLHAVVEGEENTPADGDDQVDETSEATTEEAPRAERREGGRSRRRTRTRHDEGGADSGDDA
- a CDS encoding pitrilysin family protein, which codes for MPHPLNLGPAGSPGTEVRTEQDGSVIRRSVLPGGIRVLTEEMPGQRSTAVGAWVAVGSRDETDGHHGSTHFLEHLLFKGTPTRTALDIAEAFDAVGGEANAATGKEHTSYYARVLDVDLPMAVDVIADMVTSSLIDAGELETERGVILEELAMNDDDPVDVAHERFTTAVLGDHPLGRPIGGTPETIRAVPREAVLEHYRRTYVPRELVVTAAGSVDHDALCTQVVDAVRAGGWTLDPAAVPAARRHGAAAAHARGIDVPGSGAVVVPGPESALLPTAGSAVTVRRPTEQANVLLGGRGIQAGDDRRYVLSVLTTVLGGGMSSRLFQEIREKRGLAYSTYAFASSYAEAGTFGLYAGCAPGNVEQVVELLVSEWERLAADGITPEELARGVGQLRGNLVLGLEDNGSRMARLGRAEIVHGELTSLDEMIERISAVTAQQVRDLAAELAAAPRSLVVVGPFEDDLAARLLTAG
- a CDS encoding alpha/beta family hydrolase produces the protein MPDTPPADVLDVGTPHGPARVHLTAAPHARAAVVLGHGAGGGVGAPDLTVAATAATALGLAVALVEQPYRVAGRRAPAPARQLDAAWTAVVDHLRSGPLAGRPLVVGGRSSGARVACRTVSATGAVGVLCLAFPVRPPGRPDAPDRLGELDAVGVPTLVVQGERDPFGTPPGAPGRDVVVVAGDHGLKKDLAAVGAAVAQWLPRVVGGR
- a CDS encoding glycoside hydrolase family 3 N-terminal domain-containing protein, translated to MTNSARAMRRRGLAGLAVAIPLTLAVGAGAVAAPPDHANNSDQSAQAAQSDEGNHGRPPQLESRVKDVLTVKGRQFKDLNANGSLDAYEDWRKPVDERVADLVGQMTLEEKAGLMLIDTLNAECIDEDVASVSDTGYDYINNQNMHRLIFRNVVSDTAVCGAPGGGFRASTQLTPADAATFMNRVQEVSEGTRLGIPVLYKSNARNHIDPQARAGINESAGAFSAFPKEAGIAAAALGEQALATGEATDGDMTVVEDFAGVMADEWASIGLRGMYGYMADLSTDPRWYRVHETFTEDADLGANIMGELVETLQGPVGADGNSLSPETAVALTMKHFPGGGPQELGLDPHYSFGKTQVYPGDAFGYHLKPFEAAIEAGVASIMPYYGVPMDVTYEGVDYDEVGMAFSDQIVNGLLRDQMGFAGYVNSDTGIINDRAWGLEEATIPERVAAAINGGTDTLSGFHDVATITGLVEAGLVSEERVDLAAERLLVPMFEMGLFENPYVDPEVATATVGNDENRAVALDLQRKSTVLLQNQEIDGDPVLPLGGDETVYVLGNVDAEQVAASGYAVVDGNTEDPADRPSADGADVALISVTATNTGTGSYASDDPATGLNEDYLNPIVWDGALGLDGQSPYGAADACVAYGGESCTDDGLRFGGSLPWESGILDLTGMEEEAASWTVTPSLETIQQVMAEVGAENVVLDIYFRQPYVLDEASGLLDAGAILANFGNTTTALMDVVSGDFAPQGRLPYALPRTRLAVEQQYSDLPGYDETTDGALFPYGFGLTYDS
- the dapB gene encoding 4-hydroxy-tetrahydrodipicolinate reductase; this encodes MTSLSVAVVGAAGRMGRTVCAAVEAAPDLDLTVRADVGDDLAALSGRARVAVDFTVPAVTEANVHALLDAGLHVVVGTTGWTEESLGRVRDHLEELNAGRPDGLGVLIAPNFALSAVLAMSFARQAARFFESAEVIELHHPDKVDAPSGTALTTARHIAEARTRAGLGPVPDATEKQLDGARGAVVDGVHVHAVRLRGLVAHEEVLLGNPGEQLTIRTDSFDRSSFMPGVLLAVREVVRRPGLTVGLDQVLDV